In Gossypium raimondii isolate GPD5lz chromosome 12, ASM2569854v1, whole genome shotgun sequence, a single window of DNA contains:
- the LOC105763539 gene encoding homeobox-leucine zipper protein ATHB-6, protein MKRSLGCSDSMAAFMSICPTTDEESPRNNHIYSKELQSMLDGLEEEGCLEEAGHVAEKKRRLSVDQVKALEKNFEVENKLEPERKVKLAQELGLQPRQVAVWFQNRRARWKTKQLERDYGLLKTSYETLKLNFDTLQHGNEALLKEIRELKAKLNGESVGSNLSVKEEAILPETDEKTMEQSEPLPASSLATSSEPIELNYECFNSSNNRVADAILFPELKDGSSDSDSSAILNEDDHTNTNNGVVSSSGVLQSQHLLMSPTTTSSFNFDSSSSSSPSSMNCFQFSKTTYLVKMEEHNFFTADEACNFFSDEQAPSLQWCYPEQWN, encoded by the exons ATGAAGAGATCGCTTGGCTGCTCAGATTCCATGGCTGCTTTCATGTCCATCTGCCCAACCACAG ATGAAGAAAGTCCAAGAAACAACCATATTTACAGTAAAGAGTTGCAGTCGATGTTAGATGGATTAGAGGAAGAAGGCTGTTTGGAAGAAGCAGGCCATGTTGCTGAGAAGAAGAGGCGTTTAAGCGTGGATCAAGTTAAGGCCTTGGAGAAGAATTTCGAGGTCGAAAACAAGCTTGAACCTGAGAGGAAAGTGAAACTAGCTCAAGAACTTGGCTTGCAACCTAGACAAGTTGCTGTCTGGTTCCAAAACCGCCGTGCCAGGTGGAAGACCAAGCAATTGGAAAGGGATTATGGCCTGCTTAAAACCAGTTATGAAACTCTTAAGCTCAACTTTGATACCCTCCAACATGGCAATGAAGCTCTTCTCAAAGAG ATAAGAGAGCTGAAAGCGAAGCTGAACGGAGAAAGCGTAGGGAGCAACCTTTCAGTGAAAGAGGAGGCGATTCTGCCTGAAACTGACGAAAAAACAATGGAACAAAGTGAACCACTTCCAGCTTCTTCTTTGGCCACTTCATCCGAGCCAATAGAACTGAACTACGAGTGCTTCAACAGCAGCAACAATAGAGTGGCTGACGCCATCCTTTTCCCAGAACTGAAAGATGGGTCATCAGATAGTGACTCAAGTGCTATCTTGAATGAAGACGACCACACCAACACCAACAATGGTGTTGTTTCGTCATCTGGGGTCCTACAAAGCCAACATCTTTTGATGTCACCAACGACAACCTCTTCATTCAATTTCGACTCATCTTCTTCGTCTTCACCATCCTCCATGAATTGTTTCCAGTTCTCAAAAACAACCTATCTTGTGAAGATGGAAGAGCACAATTTCTTTACTGCAGATGAAGCTTGCAATTTCTTCTCTGATGAGCAAGCTCCAAGTCTTCAATGGTGTTACCCGGAGCAATGGAACTAA